The nucleotide sequence GCACCAGTATACACAGCTTCCTTGCAATTAGTGAAGGAAGCACGACGATCACGCCCGTTCTTAACAAAGTCGATGACAAGATTTCCTGCTACACCATTGATGTTGAGACGTCCTCCATCAATAGAACGGCTGATGCCCTTGAGCTGACCAGTGGCGTACTCCTTGCAAGAGCCAGGGAAGCCATCGGACCTCTGCGTGGAGGCTCCATCGACTGGGGAAATAG is from Fusarium musae strain F31 chromosome 4, whole genome shotgun sequence and encodes:
- a CDS encoding hypothetical protein (EggNog:ENOG41), translating into MKTTAMLMIAAFASSALSLEVKDASTPGGGTPGSPACGRQCLITISPVDGASTQRSDGFPGSCKEYATGQLKGISRSIDGGRLNINGVAGNLVIDFVKNGRDRRASFTNCKEAVYTGAQCSLKQAESG